One part of the Lytechinus pictus isolate F3 Inbred chromosome 3, Lp3.0, whole genome shotgun sequence genome encodes these proteins:
- the LOC135153453 gene encoding C-type mannose receptor 2-like, which translates to MIFCTITENVCKFDHLPDYYTITSTVLRRQSATTISRQFRRAEEASRIGRETVLCFNQSGFTQWNDGSPVDYVQWDNGEPTNDWRGTQENCVEIYTNEYGTWKDEVCNTGSSFICKFPKYDNSTSQEPVGQGLSGGAIAGIVISCVLVVTVILLVVGYMMGMRSVPKLGTSSTSATSSGKKDTIPTPASGFDNVVYSPDSNQKTIQLD; encoded by the exons ATGATCTTCTGTACAATTACAGAAAACGTCTGTAAATTTGATCATTTACCtgattattat ACAATAACATCGACGGTGCTTCGGCGCCAATCGGCAACGACGATTTCCCGCCAATTCAGAAGAGCTGAAGAAGCGTCCCGGATCGGACGTGAAACTGTCCTCTGTTTCAATCAAA GTGGATTTACACAGTGGAATGACGGTAGCCCTGTTGATTATGTTCAATGGGATAACGGAGAGCCTACTAATGATTGGAGAGGAACACAGGAGAATTGTGTGGAAATTTATACCAATGAATATGGAACATGGAAGGATGAAGTCTGCAACACTGGATCATCCTTCATTTGCAAATTCCCTAAAT ATGACAACAGCACAAGTCAAGAGCCTGTGGGCCAAG GTCTTTCTGGTGGAGCGATAGCTGGTATCGTCATCTCTTGTGTGCTAGTTGTCACTGTCATCCTCCTCGTTGTCGGCTACATGATGGGCATGCGCAGTGTCCCAAAACTTGGGACCTCATCAACATCGGCAACGTCGTCAGGGAAAAAAGACACGATCCCGACACCAGCGTCTGGTTTTGATAATGTAGTGTATTCTCCTGATTCGAATCAGAAGACAATCCAATTGGATTAA
- the LOC135153657 gene encoding putative nuclease HARBI1, translating into MDYLHHLHNLELLRELPLPRPRRGLRDARNPSESYEDGPFQDRYRLSKETVIYIINMLEAELKRDTQRNDPLPVYLQVLTALRFHAVGSFQKMHGDEAAISQSSMCRIIKDVSEAIARRKRQYMKFPSTREEVEATQRQFFQYCRFPGVIGAIDGTHVYIRSPGGDQAIYFLNRKNRYSINVQVVCDQAGKITSIVARWPGSTPNSATVSHFSTKLGW; encoded by the exons ATGGATTATCTCCATCACCTTCACAACCTTGAATTGCTAAGAGAG ctaCCTTTGCCAAGACCACGTCGTGGGCTACGGGATGCTAGAAATCCATCGGAATCGTACGAGGATGGGCCATTTCAAGATCGGTATCGACTGTCAAAAGAAACCGTCATTTACATCATCAACATGCTGGAAGCCGAATTGAAGAGGGACACACAGAGGAATGATCCACTTCCCGTTTATTTGCAGGTGTTGACGGCTCTCCGTTTTCATGCAGTGG gATCATTTCAAAAGATGCATGGTGATGAGGCAGCAATATCACAGTCATCAATGTGTCGAATCATCAAAGATGTGTCAGAAGCTATAGCAAGAAGGAAAAGGCAATACATGAAGTTTCCTTCGACAAGAGAAGAAGTTGAAGCAACTCAGCGACAGTTCTTCCAGTACTGCAGATTTCCAGGAGTGATAGGTGCAATTGATGGGACACATGTCTACATCAGGAGCCCTGGTGGGGATCAGGCAATATACTTCCTCAACAGGAAGAATAGATACTCGATCAATGTTCAG GTTGTTTGTGATCAGGCTGGGAAAATAACAAGCATCGTTGCCAGATGGCCTGGCAgcacacctaactccgcaaccgtaagtcacttttcaaccaaacttggatggtag